The window TCAGTTCGGAAAACGCGGCCTTTGAAGCATCAATATCTTTGAACGCCCCTATCTCCCAAAGATTTTTTCCTAAGAAATCCTCACGGGAATACCCCAGCATTTCCGTCAGAAAGGGATTCACATCCGTAATCTTGCCGGTCTCGGCATCAAGGATCAGGACGCCGTCTCTGGCCGCTTCAAAAAGCCGCCGATAACGGATTTCTGAAGATTGCATGTGTTGTTCGCTCTGTTTCATGCTGTCTCGGATAAAAGAAAAGAGCAGCCCCTGTGCGTCAGCCTGACCGTTCTTTGTTGAAGTAATTACAGATTGCAGCCCACAGTCACCTCGACATGATGCTCACGGCGGTCGTCTACAAGCGGGATCATGCCTTGCCGCCGTCCCGCGCTCTCCACAACGACTCCGTCTGCCGTTACCTGAACCATCTGCTCCTCCGCCTTTTCATCCACGCTCTTCACGCTCTTTATGGTGATATGATAAATCGTCTCACGATAACGGTAGTGGATTTTGTACGACTCCCAATGGTCCGGGATACACGGTGCAATGAACAGATGATCCCTTTCCAGTTGCAGCCCCAGGAGTGTTTCAACGGTCAGCCAGTACATCCAGCTTGCCGCCCCGGTGTACCAGGTCCAGCCGCCTCGTCCTGTGTGTGGCGAGGCACCGTAAATATCTGCACACATAACGTAGGGTTCGACCTTGTAGCGTTCGATTTCCGCAGGCCCGCTGCCGTGATTGACCGGATTAATCATGGCGAATAATTCCCAAGCCCGTTTCCTGTCCCCCATCATGGCAAAGGCCATCGTGGTCCAGATCGCGGCATGGGTATATTGGCCGCCGTTTTCGCGGACCCCGGGCACGTACCCTTTAATATAACCGGGCTCAAGGTCTGATTTGTCCAGAGGCGGGGCAAGCAGCTGGATCAACCGCGCATCGCACCGCACCAGACGTTTATCCACCGCCTCCATTGCCTGACGGGTTCGGATGGGGTCGCCGCCGCCGGAAATGACAGCCCAGCTTTGGCTGATGGAATCGATCTGGCATTCATCATTGGCAGACGAGCCCAAGGGGGTACCGTCATCGAACCAGGCCCGCCGATACCAACCGCCGTCCCAGGCATTGGCTTCAATGTTGCCGTGCAGCAACGCCGCCTGTTCAGTGCAGATTTCAGCAAAGGCCTCATCGTTTCGGCTCCGCGCCAGATTGGCAAACAGCTCAAGGTTCTCGTACAGAAACCACCCCAGCCAAACGCTCTCGCCCTTGCCGTCACGACCGACGAGATTCATGCCGTCGTTCCAGTCACCGCAGCCCATCAGCGGTAATTGATGTTCACCAAAGCGTAAGCCATGTTTGATTGCACGGACACAATGCTCATAAAGGCTGGCCTTTTCGGTCGAGCGTTGCGGACAGTCGAAATGAGCCTCCTCTTCTGGATTCAACTCGCGACCTTCCAGAAAATGAACTGACTCATCAAGTACCCCTGTGTCGCCGCTCGCCAGCACATAACGACAGGTTGCATAGGGCAGCCACAGGTAGTCATCGGAAAAATGGGTACGTACGCCTTGTCCATTGGGCGGATGCCACCAGTGCTGCACATCCCCCTGAAGGAACTGGCGTTCGGCGCAACGGATTAACTGTTCGCGGGCGAGCCACGGGGCTGCATGGACCAAGGCCATAGTGTCCTGCAATTGATCGCGAAAACCGTAGGCTCCGCCGGACTGATAATATCCGCTCCGGCCCCAGAGCCTGCTGGACAGTGTCTGATAGATCAGCCAGCCATTGGCCAGTACGTTCAAGGCGGAATCGGGTGTGTCTACGTTCACCGCGCCCAGGGTGTGGTTCCAGTATTCCCACACTGATTCCAATGCCTGTCGCGCACCGGCTGAACCGCTGAATCGCCGGATGAAATGCTGTGCTTCATCGGTGTCTTGGGCTGCCCCTAAGATAAAGACGATCTCGCGCTCCTGGCCCTGGACCAGTTCGATCCGGGTCTGCATCGCGGCACAGGGATCAAATCCTGCCCCTATCCTGCCGGACAAACGCTTACGGCGCAGAGCAGCTGGGTTGGCCAGTGTGCCGTTGCGGCCGATGAACCCTGTACGGTTTCCGGTCACTGCACGCTCAAGCTCACTGATCTGCACAAAGACGACCCGGCCGCCGCATTCGCGACCATAAGCATTGCGGGCAAACAACGCCCCGCTGTGCGGATCTGTCTCAGTAACAATGTGCATCAGATTGGTGTGTCGCCATTCACCGAGCACCAACTCCCAATAGCCGGTCAGTGATAATTGACGTGGACGATTTGAAGTATTACGAAGCTTTATGACTGCAAACTTCACCGGAGCGTCCATTGCAACGTAGGTGAACAGTTCTGAGGAAATACCGGCCTCATCATGCTCAAACACGGAGTATCCGAAACCGTGTCGGCAGACATACCCGGATCGCCCACGGGCTGGCAAGGGTGTCGGTGACCAGAATGCCCCTGTTTCCTCGTCCCGGATGTAAAGTGCCTCGCCGCTGCTGTCGCAAAGGGGATCGTTGTGCCAGGTGGTTAACCGGAATTCGTGGGCGTTTTCCACCCAGGTATAGGCACTGCCGCTCTCGCTGACCACGGTGCCGATATGCGGGCTGGCAATGACATTAACCCACGGTGCTGGCGTATTCTGATCTGGTTCAAGGGTGATAATGTACTCGTGGCCGTCGGGCGTGAATCCCCCAAGACCGTTAAAGTAAATGCGTTCCCGCGCTAACAGCGGATGAACAGTCTCAGCTGCGGGTTGCTGTAAGGGTGCCAGATTATCCGGCACAGGCCTAGGCGACACACGGCGATTCATCTGCTCGGCCAAGGTCTCGGCGGTATCGGTAAAGATTATGCGGGCGACCGTCTGAAACAACACCCGGTCTTCCTCGGAAAGCTCATCAGCGCGCCGGACAAAGACCCCTCCCGGTTTCTCGAACATTTGCGCTTCCTGGCCAGCGTTGATCAACCCCATGATCCGGTCGTGCAGGACGGCCCGGTAACCGGAGAAATCCTCGTTCACTATCACCAAATCCGCAGTCAGGCCTTTCATCCGCCAATAGGCATGGGCCTGCAGCATCTGTTTGACCAGATCAATGCGTTTTATGTCGCTGATGTGTATCAGGACAATGGGCAGATCGCCCGAAATGGCAAAGCGCCAAAGTCCAGACTGACCAAGCCGGTTGCGGGCAATGATGCCGGGTGCGGCACGGCGCAGGGCATTGCTGTAAATGACCGAAGCAGCCAGGCGGCCAAAGACCTGTGCATCGACTTCGCTTGCGCCCAGGTTGCGCAAGACCTCCTGGCTATGAAACCATGCCATTTCAAAGGCGCGATCAACAAAATGCCGGTCGCAGTACTTGTCAAGCAAGGCCAATGCCGCCTCCCGCGTGTCCGCGACACCGGAGATGATCTGTACGGTCGCCGATTTATCAGCAGACAAGGTGATGGTACGGCGGATCGCCACGATGGGATCAAGCACCGAACCATCAGTATTTGATAACATGGACAGCCCGGTCTTCTCCATGACTACCGGGTTGGCCGGAGTTCGCCCTCGACCGATAAATCGGGCGCGGTCCGTCTCAAAAGATGGCTCGTCGGCAATCGTGCCGGGTGCTGCTAACAGGTGAAACATCCACGGCACCTGCTCTCCCGGTGTGCGGCGGCGGCGAGTGCAGAGGATCGCCTGCCGGTCGGCGAGAATTTCGGTCTGCACAAACAGATTACTGAAAGAACGGTGGGCCAGGTCGGCATTCAACGGTGCCAGGACAACCTCTGCGTAACTGGTCATCTCGATATGACGAGTACGGTTCGACTTATTCGTGAGCGTAACACGGCGGATCTCGACATCATCTTCAGGAGAAACGCTGATCTCGGTGTATGCTTCCACGGCCTGATCGCAGCGCCGGTATTCAGCCCGCGCCTGCACAAAAATCGCCTCGTAATGATCCGCCTTGCGCAATGTCGGTTGATGTGCGGTTGACCAGTAACGACCGGTGTCGCGATCCCGCAAATAAATAAATGTTCCCCAGCAATCGGCAGTGACATCCTCACGCCAGCGGGTGACGGCCAGATCTCGCCAGCTGCTGTATCCGCCACCGGCATTGGTCGCCATAACGTGGTATCTGCCGTTGGACAACAGGTGGACTTCAGGTGTCGGCGTGTCCGGATCAGTAAAGACGCGCATGATCTCCCCTGCTTCAGCCGGGGTGGGATGGGCAGCAGCACTCACTTCGGCTGCGTGCGGGTGCAGGGTGGATTCTTTTTTCGGCACCCGCTCCTGTAATAATAACTCCGTTGCCCGGACAAGAGGGTCGGACATGAATCGGCGCTGCATCGGCTGATTGAACAATACATGAGCAAAAGACAGCAGGCTCATTCCCTGATGATGCGCCATGAAGGTACGGACAATGGCATTATTCTTGCCGCGCGGCACCCGGGACGGCGTGTAATCCACCGCATCGTAGAAGCCATAGCTGCCGAGAAACCCATTGGTTGCCAGCGTCTGCAAATTGTGACACGCTTCCTGCGGCATCACTGTCAGTGCCAATGCGCTGGCATAAGGAGCAATAACCAGATCGTCTCCCAGCCCACGCTTGAGGCCCAGACCGGGAACACCAAAGGCCCTGTATTGATAGACCTGATGTATATCCGTGGCATTATAGCAGGACTCGGAAATGCCCCACGGCACAGCGCGTTGTCGGCCGTATTCTATCTGGCGGGACACTGCGGCCTTACAGGCCTGCGCCAACAAGGTATTTTCGTAACTCGGCATGATCAGCCCCGGCATGAGGTATTCGAACATTGAGCCGCTCCACGAAATCAGGCTCACATCACCACTATGACTTGTCAGCAATCGACCGAGTGAGAACCAATGCTTCTGCGGCACCTGTCCCTGGGAAATGAGCAGAAAACTGGCCAGGCGTGCTTCTGATGCCAACAGATCGTAGCAGGCCGGATCGCTCCGCCGTTCTCCTGTATCGTAACCTATGGTCAGCAGGCAACGTGAGGTATTGTAGAGAAATTCAAAGTCCATTTCCGCAAGTTCGCGGCAACGATGCACCAGATCGTCGATAATACTGAGCCGCTTCAACGCGCCCTGAGCGTGCTGTCCTGCGGCTGAGGTTTCCCCGGTCGATGACAGCTCCTCAGTGCTTTCAGAACTAACTGCTCGTTCTCCTGCCAGTTCCGTCAATAATTCAGATAACTCCGTCAATGTCGGGATATGACTGAACTGCTGTGCTGCCGGTGCAAAAAATTCCAGATCATCCCGAAGGGCTTGCACTTGCCGATCGAATGCCTTTGCCCAGTAATAAAGCTCTCCGTCAGTATCAATCTCCGCTGGCAGCCACGAAACCAGTTCCCCGCCAATACGATACATCTCATCCAACAGGATCGTGGCCGCAGCCAGTGTCCGGGGCTGCTCAGTGAATGTGTGTGAGCGGAGCGTATCCTGTAAAACCTCCACCTTCTCTTGAAAATCTGCGAGCTGCGAAGAGGAAACCTGCTCGGTTAACTCCCGTTCAACTAAAACCTGTTCAGCTAAGACCTGCAAGGTGTCCTGTAATCCCGAAAAAGCGTTTAAGGATAACACCGGTTGATGTTTCAACTCGACCAATCCCGCCTGCAAGGTAAGCAGGCTGCCCACCAAGTTGCCGCTGTCCACCGAAGAGATATATTGCGGACGGAGCTGTTGCAGGGTTCGCGTATCGTACCAGTTGTAAAAATGGCCGCAGTAACGCTCCAGCTTTTCCATGGTGGTCACGGTGTTTTCGATCAGCTGCAGGAATTCTCCGGCGGCAATGTAACCGAAATCGTATGCAGCCAGGTTCGCAAGCAAGGACATGCCGATGTTCGTGGGTGATGTCCGCGAGGCAATGGCCGGAACCGGATATTCCTGGAAGTTATCAGGCGGCAGCCAGTTATCCTCCGGCCCGACAAAATCCGCAAAGTATCGCCAGGTCCGCCGGGCCGACATCCGCAGGAAGGACCGTTGCTCATCGCTTACATCCGGTGAGGGCGACACCAGCGGCCTGCTGACCCACCAGCCGACCATTGGCGACACCAGCCAGAGTAACAGAACAGGCGCAGAAAAGAGCAGGTCTGCTGATCGACTGCCCCCGCCGCCCCCAACTACAAAAGCTAAAGCCAAGCCGAGGGCCATTGCCAGAACCGGCGCAATCCACATCTCGATAAAAAAATCAGCCCAGGATCGACGCGCGTTGCGACGTGCATAGGATGGTAAATGCCAGAGCAGCAATCCGCGCCGCGTGAACAGCATCTGCACACCTGAGCGGCGGATCGCATCCAGGCAAATCAAGGTGTCATAGGGCAAAAAGACCAGGGTCAGCAAAGCAAGCACAATCGGGCGGCCTGTGGATTTGCCGGTCAGGAGCAAATGCGTCGGCCAATTATGTTCTTCCGGCTTACGGATGAGATCGATCACTGCTCCCAGCAAGGATGGCAGAAATAATACGGTCGCAACCAGCACGGTCCAGAACCATGCCGATCCCGGACCGAACAGCCAGCCACCGACCAGCAAGGCAAACAGTGCCGGTGAGACAAGACTGCGGCGCAGGTTGTCGAAAATTTTCCACACGGACAAGGCACTGAGCGGGTTTGATTGCCGCTTAGCTTTTGCTTCCTCCGCCCCCTGTGCTTGCTTTAACTCATTTCTCCGGAGCGGTCCGGGCACATGCGGCAGCAGCCAGCTGGCAAGCTGCCAGTCGCCGCGTATCCAACGATGTCGTCGGCTGGCCTCCATGACGTAACTGGCCGGATGTTCTTCAATGAGATCCACATCAGTCACCAAGGCCGAACGCGCATAGCCGCTTTCCAGCAAATCGTGACTGAGAATGAGATTCTCCGGAAAGCGTCCATCCACGGCCTGACGAAATGCATCCACATCATAGATGCCCTTGCCGACAAACGACCCCTCGCCGAAAATATCCTGATAGACATCGGATATTTCGCGAGTATAGGGATCAATACCTGCTTCACCTGCGAACAGTTTGGTAAACCGTGATCGGCCTGCGCTGATCAGACTGATTGATGCGCGTGGTTGCAGAATCGCATAACCTTGGACAACGCGCCCCTTGTCCGGGTCATAAACAGGTCGATTCAGAGGATGGGCAATGTTGCCGATCAGGGTGCGGGCTGCGTCGCGGGGCAGTTGCGTGTCCGTATCCAGCGTGATGACATACTTAATCGAACGGGGAATGGAAGGATCACCGACAATATCAGAGAACGCAGTCTGTGCTTCGCCGCGCAGTACACTGTTGAACTGCTCCAATTTGCCGCGCTTGCGCTCATATCCCATCCATATCTGTTCGTATGGGTTCCAAACCCGGGGTCGGTGAAACAGATAGAAAATGCACGGGCGATCCTCGCGGTAGGTCTCGTTAAGCACCTGAATTCCTTTGCGCGCGTGGGAGATCAGAGCGTCATCGTCCGGCAGAGAGGGTTC is drawn from Candidatus Electrothrix aestuarii and contains these coding sequences:
- a CDS encoding glucoamylase family protein produces the protein MLRRLADNERVLLMAYDVVTAAAPGQRIVPAEAWLLDNFYLIEQQISLARRHLPRGYSRQLPRLAAGLSAGFPRIYDLALELISHMDGRIDSDNTIQFIAAYQTAEPLMLGELWAFPIMLRLALLENLRRIGWLIARRREELDAAIIWADRMLEAAEREPKQLIQLLAEFANADVPLTAPFVEEFYARLQAQGSAMAFVQAWVEQKLLEQGVTATQLSAAAGRTAAANQISIANSISSLRFIGAMDWSDFVESLSVVEQTLRDDPSGMHVNQDFATRDRYRHIIEVVARGSSHSELAVARQAVALARTATEQSGNDDRTAHVGFYLIDHGRPALEQAVGCRSSWRLSWKLPASRMNQHFRLILYLAPILLLTLLSTSVVLSSFNGLVSGVWRFCFFAITGLISSTALAVPLVNRLATLLMPPRTLPRLDFSKGIPFIHRTMVIVPTLLGSQQEIDALLEALEIRYLGNRDPHLFFALLTDFHDASEPSLPDDDALISHARKGIQVLNETYREDRPCIFYLFHRPRVWNPYEQIWMGYERKRGKLEQFNSVLRGEAQTAFSDIVGDPSIPRSIKYVITLDTDTQLPRDAARTLIGNIAHPLNRPVYDPDKGRVVQGYAILQPRASISLISAGRSRFTKLFAGEAGIDPYTREISDVYQDIFGEGSFVGKGIYDVDAFRQAVDGRFPENLILSHDLLESGYARSALVTDVDLIEEHPASYVMEASRRHRWIRGDWQLASWLLPHVPGPLRRNELKQAQGAEEAKAKRQSNPLSALSVWKIFDNLRRSLVSPALFALLVGGWLFGPGSAWFWTVLVATVLFLPSLLGAVIDLIRKPEEHNWPTHLLLTGKSTGRPIVLALLTLVFLPYDTLICLDAIRRSGVQMLFTRRGLLLWHLPSYARRNARRSWADFFIEMWIAPVLAMALGLALAFVVGGGGGSRSADLLFSAPVLLLWLVSPMVGWWVSRPLVSPSPDVSDEQRSFLRMSARRTWRYFADFVGPEDNWLPPDNFQEYPVPAIASRTSPTNIGMSLLANLAAYDFGYIAAGEFLQLIENTVTTMEKLERYCGHFYNWYDTRTLQQLRPQYISSVDSGNLVGSLLTLQAGLVELKHQPVLSLNAFSGLQDTLQVLAEQVLVERELTEQVSSSQLADFQEKVEVLQDTLRSHTFTEQPRTLAAATILLDEMYRIGGELVSWLPAEIDTDGELYYWAKAFDRQVQALRDDLEFFAPAAQQFSHIPTLTELSELLTELAGERAVSSESTEELSSTGETSAAGQHAQGALKRLSIIDDLVHRCRELAEMDFEFLYNTSRCLLTIGYDTGERRSDPACYDLLASEARLASFLLISQGQVPQKHWFSLGRLLTSHSGDVSLISWSGSMFEYLMPGLIMPSYENTLLAQACKAAVSRQIEYGRQRAVPWGISESCYNATDIHQVYQYRAFGVPGLGLKRGLGDDLVIAPYASALALTVMPQEACHNLQTLATNGFLGSYGFYDAVDYTPSRVPRGKNNAIVRTFMAHHQGMSLLSFAHVLFNQPMQRRFMSDPLVRATELLLQERVPKKESTLHPHAAEVSAAAHPTPAEAGEIMRVFTDPDTPTPEVHLLSNGRYHVMATNAGGGYSSWRDLAVTRWREDVTADCWGTFIYLRDRDTGRYWSTAHQPTLRKADHYEAIFVQARAEYRRCDQAVEAYTEISVSPEDDVEIRRVTLTNKSNRTRHIEMTSYAEVVLAPLNADLAHRSFSNLFVQTEILADRQAILCTRRRRTPGEQVPWMFHLLAAPGTIADEPSFETDRARFIGRGRTPANPVVMEKTGLSMLSNTDGSVLDPIVAIRRTITLSADKSATVQIISGVADTREAALALLDKYCDRHFVDRAFEMAWFHSQEVLRNLGASEVDAQVFGRLAASVIYSNALRRAAPGIIARNRLGQSGLWRFAISGDLPIVLIHISDIKRIDLVKQMLQAHAYWRMKGLTADLVIVNEDFSGYRAVLHDRIMGLINAGQEAQMFEKPGGVFVRRADELSEEDRVLFQTVARIIFTDTAETLAEQMNRRVSPRPVPDNLAPLQQPAAETVHPLLARERIYFNGLGGFTPDGHEYIITLEPDQNTPAPWVNVIASPHIGTVVSESGSAYTWVENAHEFRLTTWHNDPLCDSSGEALYIRDEETGAFWSPTPLPARGRSGYVCRHGFGYSVFEHDEAGISSELFTYVAMDAPVKFAVIKLRNTSNRPRQLSLTGYWELVLGEWRHTNLMHIVTETDPHSGALFARNAYGRECGGRVVFVQISELERAVTGNRTGFIGRNGTLANPAALRRKRLSGRIGAGFDPCAAMQTRIELVQGQEREIVFILGAAQDTDEAQHFIRRFSGSAGARQALESVWEYWNHTLGAVNVDTPDSALNVLANGWLIYQTLSSRLWGRSGYYQSGGAYGFRDQLQDTMALVHAAPWLAREQLIRCAERQFLQGDVQHWWHPPNGQGVRTHFSDDYLWLPYATCRYVLASGDTGVLDESVHFLEGRELNPEEEAHFDCPQRSTEKASLYEHCVRAIKHGLRFGEHQLPLMGCGDWNDGMNLVGRDGKGESVWLGWFLYENLELFANLARSRNDEAFAEICTEQAALLHGNIEANAWDGGWYRRAWFDDGTPLGSSANDECQIDSISQSWAVISGGGDPIRTRQAMEAVDKRLVRCDARLIQLLAPPLDKSDLEPGYIKGYVPGVRENGGQYTHAAIWTTMAFAMMGDRKRAWELFAMINPVNHGSGPAEIERYKVEPYVMCADIYGASPHTGRGGWTWYTGAASWMYWLTVETLLGLQLERDHLFIAPCIPDHWESYKIHYRYRETIYHITIKSVKSVDEKAEEQMVQVTADGVVVESAGRRQGMIPLVDDRREHHVEVTVGCNL